In the genome of Nonlabens sp. MB-3u-79, one region contains:
- the fumC gene encoding class II fumarate hydratase codes for MEYRIEKDTMGNVEVPADKLWGAQTQRSRMNFKIGAPASMPLEIIYGFAYLKKAAAYTNCDLGVLVEEKRDLIAQVCDEILEGKHDDQFPLVIWQTGSGTQSNMNVNEVIANRAQQLAGKTVGEGEKTIQPNDDVNKSQSSNDTFPTGMHIACYKKVVENTIPGIKQLRNTLHNKSVEFTDVVKIGRTHLMDATPLTLGQEFSGYVSQLDFGIIALENTLAHLSQLALGGTAVGTGLNTPKGYDVKVAEYIAQFTELPFKTADNKFEALAAHDALVETHGALKQVAVSLNKITHDIRMLASGPRSGIGELIIPANEPGSSIMPGKVNPTQAEAITMVCARVIGNDTTVTVGGMQGHFELNVFKPVMAAAVLESAQLIGDACRSFDENCAVGIEPNKATIKSLLDNSLMLVTALNTKIGYYKAAEIANKAHEEGTTLKAAALALEYVTSEEFDEWVKPEDMVGHR; via the coding sequence ATGGAATACAGAATAGAAAAAGATACGATGGGGAACGTAGAAGTTCCAGCAGATAAGCTTTGGGGTGCACAAACACAGCGCTCCCGTATGAATTTCAAAATAGGAGCACCTGCTAGTATGCCGCTAGAAATCATTTATGGATTTGCCTATTTAAAGAAAGCTGCTGCGTATACTAACTGTGATCTAGGAGTTCTTGTAGAAGAAAAACGCGACTTAATTGCTCAAGTTTGTGATGAAATATTAGAAGGAAAACACGATGACCAATTTCCATTGGTGATCTGGCAAACAGGCTCTGGAACGCAGTCTAATATGAATGTGAATGAGGTAATCGCCAACCGTGCGCAGCAACTCGCTGGTAAAACAGTAGGTGAAGGTGAAAAGACCATACAGCCTAATGATGACGTGAATAAATCACAATCTTCTAACGATACCTTTCCTACAGGAATGCATATTGCTTGTTATAAAAAAGTAGTAGAAAACACCATTCCAGGGATTAAACAATTACGCAATACACTGCATAATAAGTCTGTTGAATTTACAGATGTTGTAAAAATAGGTCGCACACATTTGATGGATGCAACACCTCTCACTTTAGGACAAGAATTCTCTGGTTATGTATCCCAACTGGATTTTGGAATCATCGCTTTAGAAAATACGCTAGCTCACTTAAGCCAGCTGGCTCTGGGAGGAACTGCCGTAGGAACTGGACTCAATACGCCTAAAGGTTATGATGTAAAAGTAGCAGAGTATATCGCACAGTTTACCGAATTGCCTTTTAAAACAGCCGATAATAAATTTGAAGCTTTGGCGGCTCACGATGCTCTAGTAGAAACTCATGGTGCCTTAAAGCAAGTAGCTGTTTCCTTAAATAAAATCACTCACGATATTAGAATGCTCGCTAGTGGTCCCCGCAGCGGTATAGGTGAATTGATCATTCCAGCAAATGAGCCTGGAAGTTCTATCATGCCCGGAAAAGTAAATCCTACGCAAGCAGAAGCCATTACTATGGTATGTGCTCGCGTGATAGGTAATGACACAACAGTTACGGTAGGTGGTATGCAAGGACATTTTGAACTCAACGTATTTAAGCCAGTTATGGCTGCAGCTGTGCTAGAAAGTGCGCAGTTGATAGGCGACGCTTGTAGAAGTTTTGACGAGAATTGTGCGGTAGGAATTGAGCCTAACAAGGCGACTATCAAATCCTTACTCGACAACTCTTTAATGCTGGTAACCGCCTTAAATACCAAAATAGGCTATTATAAAGCTGCCGAAATAGCAAATAAAGCACATGAAGAAGGCACCACACTTAAAGCAGCTGCACTAGCCTTAGAATACGTTACTTCAGAAGAATTTGACGAATGGGTAAAACCAGAAGACATGGTAGGTCACCGATAA
- a CDS encoding YebC/PmpR family DNA-binding transcriptional regulator has translation MGRAFEFRKARKMKRWSAMSKAFTRIGKDIVIAVKEGGPDPDVNSRLRAVIQNAKAVNMPKVNVERAIKKATDKDTANYETVLFEGYAPHGIAVLVETSTDNNNRTVANVRSYFNKCDGNLGTSGSVEFMFDHKCHFRIPAGELDLEELELELIDFGAEELFFDEKDEEDNNSVDGIMIYAEFQNYGALQKALEEMNIEILSSDFEYIPTIQKEVTAEQKEDIDKLLEKLDDDDDVNNVYTTIKEEEEEE, from the coding sequence ATGGGTAGAGCATTTGAATTCCGCAAGGCGCGTAAAATGAAACGATGGAGTGCCATGTCTAAGGCCTTTACAAGAATAGGTAAAGACATAGTCATAGCAGTAAAAGAAGGTGGACCAGATCCTGATGTCAACTCTAGATTAAGAGCGGTCATACAAAATGCCAAGGCGGTCAATATGCCTAAAGTAAATGTGGAGCGCGCTATTAAAAAAGCAACCGATAAGGATACGGCCAACTATGAAACCGTTCTTTTTGAAGGGTATGCACCTCATGGTATTGCAGTTCTTGTAGAAACCTCTACAGATAATAACAATAGAACGGTAGCAAACGTGCGCAGTTATTTTAATAAATGCGATGGTAATTTAGGCACCTCTGGATCGGTAGAATTTATGTTTGATCATAAATGTCATTTTAGAATCCCTGCAGGCGAATTAGATTTAGAAGAGCTGGAATTGGAATTGATAGATTTTGGTGCTGAAGAGTTGTTCTTTGATGAAAAAGATGAAGAAGATAACAATTCTGTAGACGGGATCATGATTTATGCAGAATTTCAAAATTATGGAGCTTTGCAAAAAGCACTAGAAGAGATGAATATCGAGATCTTAAGTTCAGATTTTGAATATATTCCTACCATTCAAAAGGAAGTAACAGCAGAGCAAAAAGAGGACATCGATAAATTATTAGAGAAGTTAGATGATGATGATGATGTAAATAATGTTTACACCACTATAAAAGAAGAAGAGGAAGAGGAGTAA
- a CDS encoding LysM peptidoglycan-binding domain-containing protein, with product MVKAKYQSVLDLGEKLNIQNEDIQVNGDTLEIRGTAATPYHKNLLWDEIKKAGGDNPSDLMADIKVADDSIYAKHTVISGESLSLIAKHYFKDPMNYKQIFAANIDILKNPDLIDPGQVLVIPNL from the coding sequence ATGGTAAAAGCAAAATATCAAAGCGTACTGGATTTAGGAGAAAAATTAAACATCCAAAACGAAGACATACAGGTAAATGGAGATACATTAGAAATAAGGGGTACCGCTGCGACTCCCTATCATAAAAATTTATTGTGGGATGAAATCAAAAAAGCAGGGGGAGATAACCCATCAGATCTAATGGCAGATATTAAAGTTGCTGATGATTCCATCTATGCAAAGCACACGGTAATAAGTGGAGAGTCTTTAAGTCTTATTGCAAAGCATTATTTTAAAGACCCAATGAATTACAAGCAAATTTTTGCAGCCAATATCGATATATTGAAAAATCCAGATTTGATAGATCCAGGTCAGGTATTAGTAATTCCTAATTTGTAA
- a CDS encoding YbaB/EbfC family nucleoid-associated protein, giving the protein MFGDMMGKLKETQQKVEETKKRMDTVLIDEQSSDGLLKVTVTASRKIKNIAIAKELLEDQEQLEDYLVLVTNNALSKAEGIYDTEVAAVAKNGMPNIPGMDMFK; this is encoded by the coding sequence ATGTTCGGAGATATGATGGGTAAACTCAAAGAAACCCAACAAAAAGTAGAAGAAACTAAAAAGAGAATGGATACGGTATTGATAGATGAGCAATCTAGCGATGGACTGTTAAAAGTGACTGTTACAGCAAGCCGAAAAATTAAAAACATCGCCATTGCAAAAGAACTTTTGGAGGACCAAGAACAATTAGAAGATTATCTAGTGCTCGTAACCAACAATGCCCTTTCTAAAGCCGAAGGGATTTACGATACAGAAGTTGCTGCCGTTGCTAAAAATGGAATGCCAAATATCCCAGGAATGGATATGTTTAAATAG
- a CDS encoding S9 family peptidase, protein MAHQAPIAKKLTHVHDMHGHQRIDNYHWMTERDAPEVIDYLKKENEYYDASTQHTDTLKEDLFKEIKSRIKEDDESVPYLLNGYWYISKMETGESYPYFYRRKDGSEEKELLFNVNEMAIGHDFYKLTSLNISPDNKLVAYAVDTKGRREYTIYIKNLETGEIFKNNLEFTAGESVWANDNKTLFFTRKDQQTLRANKIFKYEIGQPASSNQMIFEEKDEIFNCFVYKTMSERFIMIKSSATLSDEVRYIDADLPDSDFKMVQERQQKLEYSVSHYQDSFYIMTNKDEATNFKIMRTLIATPEMENWEDFIAHDPDVLLEDFDLFEKYFVVSDRFNGLNRIRIKAWDHTVDYFLPFDNETYTAFTSANFQFKTNKLRYNYNSMTMPPSVIEFDMETREEVILKTQSIEDPSFDPENYISERVWATAADGMKVPISLVYKRDMKKPEGNPLLQYGYGSYGSTIDPYFSISRLSLLDRGFIFAIAHVRGGEYLGRQWYEGGKMFEKRNTFTDFIACSEYLIKEKYTSSNHLYASGGSAGGLLMGAIINMAPHLYNGVLSAVPFVDVVTTMLDDSIPLTTGEYDEWGNPNTKESYDYMLSYSPYDQVIAQNYPHILVTTGYHDSQVQYWEPAKWVAKLREFKKGSSLVLFKTDLSSGHSGASGRYEALKEVAIDFAFLLDLENISN, encoded by the coding sequence ATGGCTCATCAAGCTCCTATTGCAAAGAAATTAACACACGTTCATGATATGCATGGGCATCAAAGAATTGATAATTACCATTGGATGACAGAGCGTGATGCTCCAGAAGTTATTGATTATTTAAAAAAAGAAAATGAGTATTACGATGCAAGTACTCAGCATACAGACACTTTAAAAGAAGATCTTTTTAAGGAAATCAAGTCTCGCATTAAGGAAGATGATGAGTCTGTTCCTTACCTGTTAAATGGTTACTGGTACATCAGTAAAATGGAAACAGGTGAGAGTTACCCTTATTTTTACAGACGTAAAGACGGCAGTGAGGAGAAAGAATTGCTATTTAATGTCAATGAGATGGCGATAGGGCATGATTTTTATAAGCTTACTTCTTTAAATATATCACCAGATAATAAGCTGGTTGCCTATGCTGTGGATACTAAAGGTAGAAGAGAATACACGATATATATAAAAAATCTAGAAACGGGTGAAATCTTTAAAAATAATTTAGAATTCACTGCTGGAGAATCTGTATGGGCAAACGATAATAAAACACTCTTTTTTACTCGTAAAGATCAACAAACCCTACGGGCTAATAAAATTTTTAAATACGAAATAGGTCAGCCGGCTTCATCTAATCAGATGATCTTTGAGGAGAAAGACGAAATCTTTAATTGCTTTGTTTACAAGACCATGTCAGAGCGTTTTATCATGATTAAATCTTCTGCCACTTTATCTGATGAAGTACGTTATATAGACGCAGATTTACCAGACAGTGACTTTAAGATGGTTCAAGAACGTCAGCAAAAATTGGAATACAGCGTGTCTCATTATCAAGATAGTTTTTATATCATGACCAATAAAGACGAGGCCACTAATTTTAAAATCATGAGAACTCTCATAGCAACTCCAGAAATGGAAAACTGGGAGGATTTTATTGCTCATGATCCAGACGTGTTACTAGAAGATTTTGACCTTTTTGAGAAATATTTTGTTGTTTCCGATCGTTTTAACGGCTTGAATCGCATAAGAATCAAGGCTTGGGACCATACGGTAGATTATTTTTTACCATTTGATAATGAGACGTATACGGCTTTTACTAGTGCTAATTTTCAATTCAAGACCAATAAATTACGCTACAACTATAACTCGATGACCATGCCGCCATCGGTTATAGAGTTTGATATGGAAACTAGAGAAGAGGTGATCTTAAAAACGCAATCTATTGAGGATCCTAGTTTTGACCCAGAAAACTATATTTCTGAACGTGTATGGGCAACAGCTGCAGACGGTATGAAGGTGCCTATAAGCTTGGTTTATAAGAGGGATATGAAAAAACCTGAAGGGAATCCGTTGTTGCAATATGGCTATGGAAGTTATGGGAGCACTATTGATCCTTACTTTTCTATTTCTAGATTGAGTTTGCTGGACCGTGGATTTATTTTTGCCATTGCACATGTCAGAGGTGGGGAATACTTAGGTAGGCAATGGTATGAAGGAGGAAAAATGTTTGAAAAGCGCAATACATTTACCGACTTTATAGCCTGTAGTGAATATTTAATTAAAGAAAAGTATACTTCATCCAACCACTTGTATGCTTCTGGAGGTAGTGCTGGCGGATTATTAATGGGGGCAATCATAAATATGGCTCCTCACTTATATAATGGGGTTTTAAGTGCTGTTCCTTTTGTAGATGTGGTAACGACCATGCTGGATGATAGCATACCACTTACCACAGGAGAATATGATGAATGGGGAAATCCCAACACAAAAGAGAGTTATGATTATATGTTGAGTTACTCCCCTTACGATCAAGTAATTGCTCAGAATTACCCGCATATTCTAGTGACAACGGGTTATCACGATTCTCAAGTACAGTATTGGGAGCCCGCAAAATGGGTAGCTAAGTTGAGAGAATTTAAAAAAGGCTCTAGTTTAGTACTATTTAAGACGGACCTTTCTAGCGGCCATAGTGGTGCTTCTGGAAGATATGAGGCCCTAAAAGAAGTAGCTATAGATTTCGCCTTTCTCTTAGACCTTGAAAATATCAGCAACTAG
- a CDS encoding PLP-dependent cysteine synthase family protein, which produces MSDNIKAYNNVLELIGETPLIKLSKSVETFPGNYYAKVEAFNPGHSSKDRIALHIIEEAERKGILKAGDTIIETTSGNTGFSIAMVSRIKGYDCILAVSSKSSADKIDMLKSMGAKVYVCPANVSADDPRSYYEVAKRLHSEIKNSIYINQYFNDLNKEAHYLSTGPEIWNQTAGEITHLVACSGTGGTISGIARFLKEQNPKVKILGVDAYGSVLKKYHETQEFDKNEIYPYRIEGLGKNLIPTATDFDLIDSFTKVKDEDAAHTARQISQTEGLFAGYTCGAAMQAVKQLVAAGEFDKNSKVVVIFPDHGSRYMSKIYNDEWMQDQGFFDSKSTATQQHIEYIK; this is translated from the coding sequence ATGAGCGACAACATTAAAGCGTACAATAATGTACTGGAATTAATAGGAGAAACACCTTTAATAAAACTTTCTAAATCAGTAGAGACGTTTCCAGGTAATTATTATGCTAAAGTAGAGGCTTTTAATCCAGGGCATTCTTCAAAAGATCGTATAGCCCTTCATATCATTGAAGAGGCAGAACGCAAAGGAATTCTTAAGGCTGGCGATACTATAATAGAGACTACTTCTGGAAATACCGGCTTTAGCATTGCAATGGTAAGCCGTATCAAAGGTTACGACTGTATTCTTGCAGTAAGTTCAAAATCCAGTGCAGATAAAATAGACATGTTAAAGTCTATGGGAGCAAAGGTTTATGTTTGTCCTGCAAACGTAAGTGCTGATGATCCACGCAGTTATTATGAAGTAGCAAAACGTCTTCACAGTGAAATCAAGAACAGTATTTATATCAACCAGTATTTTAACGACTTGAATAAAGAGGCTCACTATTTATCTACTGGTCCTGAAATCTGGAATCAAACCGCTGGTGAAATCACACATTTAGTTGCTTGTAGTGGAACTGGAGGAACTATTTCAGGTATTGCTCGATTCTTAAAAGAGCAAAATCCAAAGGTTAAAATTCTCGGGGTAGATGCCTATGGTAGCGTTCTTAAGAAATATCATGAGACTCAAGAATTTGATAAAAATGAGATCTATCCTTACCGTATAGAGGGATTGGGTAAAAACTTGATTCCTACCGCGACAGATTTTGATTTGATCGATAGTTTTACCAAGGTAAAGGATGAAGATGCTGCACATACCGCACGTCAAATTTCACAAACAGAAGGTTTATTTGCAGGTTATACCTGTGGAGCAGCAATGCAAGCGGTAAAACAACTAGTTGCTGCTGGGGAGTTTGATAAAAACTCTAAAGTGGTTGTTATTTTTCCAGACCATGGTTCCCGCTATATGAGTAAGATTTATAACGATGAGTGGATGCAGGATCAAGGTTTTTTTGATTCAAAATCTACAGCTACCCAACAACATATAGAATATATTAAGTAG
- a CDS encoding aminotransferase class I/II-fold pyridoxal phosphate-dependent enzyme codes for MKDLFDKIYKDKGPLGKWASVAEGYFVFPKLEGPISNRMQFNGREVITWSVNDYLGLANHPEVRKVDAEAGVQFGSAYPMGARMMSGHTDLHEQLQNELAEFVNKEASYLLNFGYQGCMSTVDALVSKDDVIVYDVDAHACIIDGVRLHQGKRFTYKHNDLESIEKNLQRATKIAEQTGGGILLISEGVFGMRGEQGKLKEIVAFKKKYNFRLFVDDAHGFGTLGKTGAGAGEEQGVQDDIDVYFATFAKSLASTGAFIAADKEIIDYLKYNLRSQMFAKSLQSQLVVGALKRLDMLRTMPELREKLWENVNALQNGLKDRGFDIGTTKSCVTPVYLKGSIPEAMALVKDLRENFGVFCSIVVYPVIPKGLILLRLIPTASHTMEDIEETLTAFEGIRERLDSGVYKRLSASVAAAFA; via the coding sequence ATGAAAGATTTATTTGATAAAATTTATAAAGACAAAGGGCCGCTAGGTAAGTGGGCCAGTGTAGCTGAAGGATATTTTGTATTTCCAAAGCTAGAAGGACCTATCTCAAACAGGATGCAATTTAACGGTAGAGAAGTGATTACCTGGAGTGTCAATGACTACTTAGGCCTTGCAAATCATCCTGAGGTAAGAAAGGTAGATGCTGAGGCTGGAGTTCAATTTGGTAGTGCATATCCTATGGGAGCACGTATGATGAGCGGTCATACAGACTTACACGAACAACTTCAAAATGAGTTGGCAGAATTTGTCAATAAAGAAGCTTCTTATTTATTAAACTTCGGTTATCAAGGATGTATGTCTACAGTAGATGCCTTGGTTTCTAAAGATGACGTCATTGTTTACGATGTAGATGCACATGCTTGTATTATTGATGGTGTTCGTTTGCACCAAGGTAAGCGTTTTACCTACAAACATAACGATCTAGAAAGTATAGAAAAAAACTTACAACGTGCCACTAAAATAGCAGAACAAACTGGAGGAGGAATTCTATTAATTTCTGAAGGTGTTTTTGGAATGCGTGGTGAGCAAGGAAAATTAAAAGAAATAGTTGCTTTTAAGAAAAAGTACAATTTCCGTCTTTTTGTAGATGATGCACATGGTTTCGGTACATTAGGTAAAACTGGTGCTGGAGCAGGTGAGGAGCAAGGTGTACAAGATGATATTGATGTTTACTTTGCCACATTTGCAAAATCTCTTGCTAGTACAGGAGCTTTTATAGCAGCTGACAAAGAAATAATAGATTATTTAAAGTACAATTTACGTTCTCAAATGTTTGCAAAATCACTGCAATCACAATTAGTAGTAGGTGCTTTAAAACGTCTTGATATGTTGCGTACCATGCCCGAGCTTAGGGAAAAGCTTTGGGAAAACGTAAACGCATTACAAAACGGTTTAAAAGATCGTGGCTTTGATATAGGTACAACAAAATCTTGTGTAACCCCAGTGTATTTGAAAGGAAGTATCCCAGAAGCGATGGCGCTAGTAAAAGACTTGCGTGAGAACTTTGGTGTATTTTGTTCTATTGTTGTGTATCCTGTAATACCTAAAGGTCTAATCCTATTAAGATTGATTCCTACAGCTTCTCATACAATGGAAGATATAGAGGAGACATTAACCGCATTTGAAGGAATTCGGGAACGATTAGATAGTGGCGTTTATAAAAGATTAAGCGCTAGTGTAGCTGCTGCTTTTGCATAA
- the corA gene encoding magnesium/cobalt transporter CorA: MKKPNLRLRRKAAPKSRNNVFQPPGTISYVGEDRTGVVTAETILYDETHFSKQDGIFLDQLKEDRVNWFNIDGVHDIDLLEKIGSKFHLHHLLLEDIANTTQRPKTEFYGDYIYQCIKMISYDAVNHELSEEQVSIILTEDAVITFQEKTGDVFENIRERIENSRGRIRSVKSDYLFYALIDSIIDHYFIAVEQIGDYLDLLEDEVFEDPQRDSLNKAQKNKRMLLKLRRAIFPLRESISRLIKEDSNLIDTRTHAYLQDAYDHCIQIIETVESYREINAGLRDMYLSSVSHKMNQIMQVLTIVSSIFIPMTFVAGIYGMNFEHIPELTWEHGYQYFWMLNIVIFISLIIIFKWKKWI, from the coding sequence ATGAAAAAACCTAATTTGAGATTGCGCCGTAAGGCGGCTCCTAAGTCCAGAAATAACGTGTTCCAGCCACCTGGAACAATTTCTTACGTAGGAGAAGATAGAACCGGTGTTGTTACCGCAGAAACCATTCTGTATGATGAAACTCATTTTTCTAAACAAGATGGTATCTTTTTAGATCAGTTGAAAGAAGATCGCGTCAACTGGTTCAATATTGATGGTGTACATGATATTGATTTATTGGAAAAAATAGGAAGTAAATTCCATTTACACCACTTACTTCTGGAAGACATAGCAAACACCACCCAACGTCCCAAAACTGAATTCTACGGTGATTACATTTATCAATGTATCAAAATGATTTCTTATGATGCAGTCAATCATGAACTCTCGGAGGAACAAGTGAGTATTATCCTTACAGAAGATGCTGTCATCACTTTTCAAGAAAAAACTGGAGATGTCTTTGAAAACATTAGAGAACGTATAGAAAATAGCCGTGGTCGTATTAGATCTGTAAAAAGTGATTACCTATTCTATGCCCTAATTGATAGTATTATAGATCATTATTTTATTGCCGTTGAGCAAATAGGCGATTATCTAGACTTATTGGAAGATGAAGTCTTTGAAGACCCTCAGAGGGATTCTTTAAACAAAGCACAGAAAAACAAAAGGATGTTATTAAAATTACGCCGAGCTATTTTTCCATTAAGAGAATCGATATCTAGACTCATAAAAGAAGATAGTAATCTTATTGATACCCGCACTCATGCGTATCTACAAGACGCTTACGACCACTGTATTCAAATCATTGAAACGGTAGAATCTTACCGAGAGATCAACGCTGGATTACGTGACATGTACCTTTCTAGTGTCAGTCACAAAATGAACCAGATCATGCAAGTGCTCACTATAGTGTCTTCGATATTTATTCCAATGACATTTGTGGCAGGAATTTACGGGATGAATTTTGAACACATTCCAGAATTGACTTGGGAACATGGTTATCAATATTTCTGGATGTTGAACATAGTTATTTTTATAAGTTTGATTATTATTTTTAAATGGAAAAAGTGGATCTAA